A section of the Mangifera indica cultivar Alphonso chromosome 12, CATAS_Mindica_2.1, whole genome shotgun sequence genome encodes:
- the LOC123193674 gene encoding pectinesterase PPME1-like, producing the protein MVDKKKQFSILATLLVISSNFIPFVVCHGIIPADVSKLNQWITENVKEFAAQNAANGQNGSGLDAVLATAEASPQVITVNQRGPGDFKTITDAVKSIPPENTKRVIIKIGPGEYKEKITIDPSRKFVTFFGDPSIPKIMYDASAAQYGTVNSSTVAVEGDYFMAVNIEFVNSCPPPDAKRFDQQAVALRVTGDKAAFHNCRFIGFQDTLCDFIGRHLFKDCYIEGTVDFIFGDGQSIYLNSTIKSVATGLSVITAHARQEVSGASGFAFVHCKIIGSGDTYLGRAWKFSPRVIFAYTFMGEHINDIGWLNGMTGEPTKNDKQVFYGEYQCSGPGAETTGRAKFAKILTDEEVQPFLSLNYLNGTSWVLHPPKV; encoded by the exons ATGGTTGATAAGAAGAAACAATTCTCAATTCTAGCAACCCTGTTAGTAATTTCTTCTAACTTCATCCCATTTGTGGTTTGCCATGGGATCATACCTGCCGATGTATCTAAACTTAACCAATGGATTACTGAAAACGTGAAAGAATTCGCAGCACAGAATGCTGCGAATGGCCAAAATGGCAGCGGTTTGGACGCAGTTTTGGCCACCGCGGAGGCTTCTCCTCAAGTGATAACTGTCAACCAACGGGGCCCTGGAGATTTCAAGACGATTACTGATGCAGTGAAAAGCATTCCACCAGAGAACACAAAGAGAGTGATAATTAAGATTGGCCCCGGTGAGTATAAAGAAAAGATCACCATTGATCCCTCCAGGAAGTTTGTAACATTTTTTGGAGATCCAAGCATCCCAAAGATTATGTATGATGCATCAGCAGCCCAATATGGCACGGTGAATAGCTCTACAGTGGCTGTAGAGGGTGACTACTTCATGGCTGTTAACATTGAATTCGTC AATTCGTGTCCACCGCCGGATGCAAAAAGATTCGATCAACAGGCAGTGGCCTTGCGAGTAACAGGAGACAAGGCAGCGTTCCATAATTGCAGGTTTATTGGTTTTCAAGACACCTTATGTGATTTTATTGGCAGACATTTGTTCAAAGACTGTTACATTGAAGGCACCGTTGATTTCATCTTCGGAGATGGCCAATCCATATACTTG aACTCGACTATAAAATCTGTGGCAAcaggtttatcagtaataacaGCACATGCGAGACAAGAAGTGAGTGGGGCAAGTGGATTTGCATTCGTCCATTGCAAAATAATCGGCAGTGGTGACACATACCTTGGACGGGCATGGAAGTTTAGCCCTAGGGTGATATTTGCTTACACATTCATGGGTGAACACATCAACGATATAGGATGGCTTAATGGCATGACTGGAGAACCTACTAAGAACGACAA ACAAGTATTTTATGGAGAGTACCAGTGCAGTGGACCAGGTGCCGAAACTACTGGCCGAGCCAAATTTGCCAAGATACTCACAGATGAAGAGGTTCAGCCGTTTTTGAGTCTGAATTACCTCAACGGAACTAGCTGGGTTCTCCATCCTCCCAAGGTGTAA